One genomic region from Xenopus laevis strain J_2021 chromosome 2L, Xenopus_laevis_v10.1, whole genome shotgun sequence encodes:
- the mettl1.L gene encoding tRNA (guanine-N(7)-)-methyltransferase isoform X2 — protein MSLASPVKPEVMDWSEYYPEFFKPLVPDCAHDDAKDLQERKEQHQVEFADVGCGYGGLLVALSPLFPNTLMLGLEIRVKVSDYVQDRIKSLRASHLGQYQNIACIRSNAMKYLPNFFKKGQLSKMFFLFPDPHFKKTKHKWRIISPTLLAEYSYALRVGGMVYTITDVEEVHEWMVKHFTEHPLFERVEKEELVSDIIVDKLGTSTEEGKKVQRNKGQNFLAVFRRIENRTFIQRDSQQ, from the exons ATGAGTCTTGCCag CCCAGTGAAACCTGAAGTAATGGATTGGTCAGAATACTATCCTGAATTTTTCAAGCCCTTGGTACCAGATTGTGCCCATGACGATGCAAAGGATTTACAAGAGAGAAAGGAACAGCATCAGGTGGAGTTTGCCGATGTCGGCTGTGGATATGGCGGGCTGCTAG TTGCGTTATCACCTCTATTCCCAAACACGCTTATGCTGGGACTGGAGATCCGAGTGAAGGTTTCGGATTATGTGCAGGACAGGATTAAATCTCTGAGAGCTTCCCATCTGGGTCAGTATCAGAATATTGCTTGCATTCGAAGCAACGCCATGAAGTACCTTCCCAACTTCTTCAAGAAAGGCCAG CTGAGCAAGATGTTCTTTCTGTTCCCTGATCCTCACTTCAAGAAGACAAAGCACAAGTGGAGGATCATTAGTCCTACTCTACTGGCAGAATATTCCTATGCGCTACGTGTTGGG GGTATGGTGTACACTATAACGGACGTTGAAGAGGTTCACGAGTGGATGGTGAAACATTTCACTGAGCATCCTCTGTTTGAGCGAGTTGAAAAGGAAGAGCTG GTCAGCGATATTATTGTGGATAAACTGGGTACTTCTACGGAAGAAGGAAAAAAGGTCCAGAGAAACAAAGGACAGAACTTTTTGGCAGTATTTCGCCGCATAGAAAATAGAACATTCATACAGAGAGACTCCCAGCAGTAG
- the mettl1.L gene encoding tRNA (guanine-N(7)-)-methyltransferase isoform X1 has product MPPTAVLNSGTADSPVKPEVMDWSEYYPEFFKPLVPDCAHDDAKDLQERKEQHQVEFADVGCGYGGLLVALSPLFPNTLMLGLEIRVKVSDYVQDRIKSLRASHLGQYQNIACIRSNAMKYLPNFFKKGQLSKMFFLFPDPHFKKTKHKWRIISPTLLAEYSYALRVGGMVYTITDVEEVHEWMVKHFTEHPLFERVEKEELVSDIIVDKLGTSTEEGKKVQRNKGQNFLAVFRRIENRTFIQRDSQQ; this is encoded by the exons ATGCCCCCGACTGCAGTGTTGAATTCTGGGACTGCTGACAG CCCAGTGAAACCTGAAGTAATGGATTGGTCAGAATACTATCCTGAATTTTTCAAGCCCTTGGTACCAGATTGTGCCCATGACGATGCAAAGGATTTACAAGAGAGAAAGGAACAGCATCAGGTGGAGTTTGCCGATGTCGGCTGTGGATATGGCGGGCTGCTAG TTGCGTTATCACCTCTATTCCCAAACACGCTTATGCTGGGACTGGAGATCCGAGTGAAGGTTTCGGATTATGTGCAGGACAGGATTAAATCTCTGAGAGCTTCCCATCTGGGTCAGTATCAGAATATTGCTTGCATTCGAAGCAACGCCATGAAGTACCTTCCCAACTTCTTCAAGAAAGGCCAG CTGAGCAAGATGTTCTTTCTGTTCCCTGATCCTCACTTCAAGAAGACAAAGCACAAGTGGAGGATCATTAGTCCTACTCTACTGGCAGAATATTCCTATGCGCTACGTGTTGGG GGTATGGTGTACACTATAACGGACGTTGAAGAGGTTCACGAGTGGATGGTGAAACATTTCACTGAGCATCCTCTGTTTGAGCGAGTTGAAAAGGAAGAGCTG GTCAGCGATATTATTGTGGATAAACTGGGTACTTCTACGGAAGAAGGAAAAAAGGTCCAGAGAAACAAAGGACAGAACTTTTTGGCAGTATTTCGCCGCATAGAAAATAGAACATTCATACAGAGAGACTCCCAGCAGTAG
- the mettl1.L gene encoding tRNA (guanine-N(7)-)-methyltransferase, whose translation MADTQAMASDRGVAVTLPQKRYYRQRAHSNPMADHTFQYPVKPEVMDWSEYYPEFFKPLVPDCAHDDAKDLQERKEQHQVEFADVGCGYGGLLVALSPLFPNTLMLGLEIRVKVSDYVQDRIKSLRASHLGQYQNIACIRSNAMKYLPNFFKKGQLSKMFFLFPDPHFKKTKHKWRIISPTLLAEYSYALRVGGMVYTITDVEEVHEWMVKHFTEHPLFERVEKEELVSDIIVDKLGTSTEEGKKVQRNKGQNFLAVFRRIENRTFIQRDSQQ comes from the exons ATGGCTGATACCCAGGCAATGGCTTCCGACCGCGGTGTAGCGGTGACACTTCCCCAGAAGCGTTATTACAGGCAGAGAGCCCACTCTAACCCAATGGCTGATCATACGTTCCAATA CCCAGTGAAACCTGAAGTAATGGATTGGTCAGAATACTATCCTGAATTTTTCAAGCCCTTGGTACCAGATTGTGCCCATGACGATGCAAAGGATTTACAAGAGAGAAAGGAACAGCATCAGGTGGAGTTTGCCGATGTCGGCTGTGGATATGGCGGGCTGCTAG TTGCGTTATCACCTCTATTCCCAAACACGCTTATGCTGGGACTGGAGATCCGAGTGAAGGTTTCGGATTATGTGCAGGACAGGATTAAATCTCTGAGAGCTTCCCATCTGGGTCAGTATCAGAATATTGCTTGCATTCGAAGCAACGCCATGAAGTACCTTCCCAACTTCTTCAAGAAAGGCCAG CTGAGCAAGATGTTCTTTCTGTTCCCTGATCCTCACTTCAAGAAGACAAAGCACAAGTGGAGGATCATTAGTCCTACTCTACTGGCAGAATATTCCTATGCGCTACGTGTTGGG GGTATGGTGTACACTATAACGGACGTTGAAGAGGTTCACGAGTGGATGGTGAAACATTTCACTGAGCATCCTCTGTTTGAGCGAGTTGAAAAGGAAGAGCTG GTCAGCGATATTATTGTGGATAAACTGGGTACTTCTACGGAAGAAGGAAAAAAGGTCCAGAGAAACAAAGGACAGAACTTTTTGGCAGTATTTCGCCGCATAGAAAATAGAACATTCATACAGAGAGACTCCCAGCAGTAG